The proteins below are encoded in one region of Paenisporosarcina cavernae:
- the addA gene encoding helicase-exonuclease AddAB subunit AddA, translating to MIPTKPVDATWTDAQWKAIYAEGTDLLVSAAAGSGKTAVLIQRLIEKMLRSNNPVDVDELLVVTFTNASAAEMRHRLAEALEKAIAANPTSSHLRRQLQLLNKAHISTLHSFCLSVVKTYAYVLDIDPGFRLANETEAALLKDEVLATVLEEAYGSSNPDAVYRLVDAFSSDRDDQLVETLIAKLYEASRVTPDPKGYIASIPEAYEVDPMMTIDDLPYVVEVKSAIGRSIEECLAMTHDALQLALSPEGPAAYEETLQNDTALLQAAHEIVTTAPWEDAHTFMETAAFAKLKSVKKGSCDDEIKKQAQDIRNAVKKKFTGMMEAYYARRPARLLDEIRSMYPLMVTLAALTDAFGNTYEAKKREKGLLDFSDLEHLALAILSKEENGILEPSDIAMTYRKQFHEVLVDEYQDTNILQESILQLIKSGNEENGNLFMVGDVKQSIYRFRLAEPMLFLTKYRTFTEEPMTSGTKIDLNANFRSRAEVLQGTNFIFSQIMSQQVGEIDYDDAAALKPAAPYSEKDEPVEVVVLHTEEEEADEDAPVEVVQEEELKKAQVEARYMIRKIQEWMDSGAVVTDAWSGKTRLLEYRDIVILSRSMTSSADFAEEFKQAGIPLYAELSKGYFDAIEVMIVLNVLRVIDNPYQDIPLASVLRSPFVGLTESELSLIRLSDPKASFYEALTAFIASEKSGIRLETAEKLQRFLLHFSKWRDMARRGSLADLIHVIYEDTFYYDMVGAMPNGKQRQANLRALHDRALSYEKTSFRGLFRFLRFVDRMRKRGDDLGAARAISEKENVVRLMTIHASKGLEFPYVFVAGLGKQFNQMDFNGSYLFDQHFGLAVKAIDPDQRITYTSLPYLAMKEKKQMELKAEEMRVLYVAMTRAKEKLVLLGTVGKLDKTLSNWEQASQTAEDMLPSYIRARAKGFFDWIGPAVSRHMDFAKWRGGSVDHRVMHPSKWSFETVAASDFQGDYVDVTRKVETPLPSNGNDASAEIARKLSYRYDFDSSTTKRSKQSVSELKRLSQLQKEEEPEFFRAAQVKDAMEVVVPRPSFLQESARSLSSAERGTAMHSVMQHLPLSLPAEAGELRTFIDHLVSRAILTRAEADAVSIEQLQVFLQSDLADTMRNAKRVLREIPFTHALDAGDEDTQILQGIIDAVVETNDGKWLLIDYKTDRVGGVFMTDASISREMNVRYGMQLKLYAKAWEEITGISFAETILYLFDTGKTLQLKE from the coding sequence ATGATTCCAACTAAACCAGTCGATGCGACGTGGACAGATGCACAGTGGAAAGCAATTTACGCAGAAGGAACGGACCTTCTTGTTTCGGCTGCCGCAGGTTCTGGGAAAACGGCTGTACTTATTCAACGACTGATTGAAAAAATGCTTCGATCGAATAACCCGGTCGATGTAGACGAACTACTCGTCGTGACATTTACGAATGCTTCAGCGGCAGAAATGCGACACCGGTTAGCGGAAGCGCTTGAAAAAGCGATTGCGGCGAATCCGACGTCGAGTCATTTGCGTAGACAATTGCAGCTATTAAATAAAGCACATATTTCCACGCTCCATTCTTTTTGTTTATCCGTTGTGAAAACGTATGCGTATGTGCTCGATATTGATCCCGGCTTTCGCTTGGCCAATGAAACAGAAGCTGCGCTTTTAAAAGATGAAGTACTTGCGACAGTGTTAGAAGAAGCGTATGGCTCTTCAAATCCAGATGCAGTGTACCGACTAGTAGACGCTTTTTCATCAGATCGTGACGATCAATTAGTCGAAACACTGATCGCAAAGCTTTACGAAGCGTCACGCGTGACCCCGGATCCAAAGGGTTATATCGCTTCCATACCTGAAGCATACGAAGTTGATCCGATGATGACAATTGACGATTTGCCTTACGTGGTAGAAGTAAAATCGGCAATCGGAAGAAGTATCGAAGAGTGTCTGGCGATGACACACGATGCATTACAACTGGCCTTAAGCCCAGAAGGACCGGCTGCGTATGAAGAAACACTTCAAAACGACACGGCACTTCTTCAAGCTGCACACGAAATCGTGACAACGGCACCCTGGGAAGATGCCCATACGTTCATGGAAACAGCCGCTTTTGCAAAATTAAAATCGGTGAAAAAAGGATCGTGTGACGACGAGATAAAAAAACAAGCACAAGACATTCGAAATGCCGTGAAAAAGAAATTTACCGGAATGATGGAAGCGTATTACGCAAGACGTCCAGCCCGTTTGTTAGATGAAATTCGCTCGATGTATCCACTGATGGTGACACTCGCGGCGTTAACGGACGCATTCGGCAACACGTATGAAGCGAAAAAACGCGAAAAAGGATTACTCGATTTTTCTGATTTAGAACATTTGGCGTTAGCGATTTTGTCAAAAGAAGAAAATGGGATCCTCGAGCCTTCTGATATTGCGATGACGTACCGGAAACAGTTTCACGAAGTGTTAGTCGATGAGTACCAAGATACGAATATTTTGCAAGAAAGTATTTTACAGCTCATTAAAAGCGGAAACGAAGAAAATGGAAACCTCTTTATGGTAGGAGATGTCAAGCAGTCCATTTACCGGTTCCGCTTAGCAGAACCCATGCTCTTTTTAACGAAGTACCGCACGTTTACAGAAGAACCTATGACGTCGGGGACGAAAATCGACTTAAATGCGAATTTTAGAAGTCGAGCAGAAGTCTTGCAAGGAACGAACTTCATTTTCAGCCAAATCATGAGTCAACAAGTAGGGGAAATCGACTATGATGATGCAGCCGCACTGAAACCCGCTGCGCCGTATTCCGAAAAAGACGAGCCCGTGGAAGTGGTCGTGCTGCATACGGAAGAGGAAGAAGCGGATGAGGATGCGCCGGTTGAAGTAGTGCAAGAAGAAGAGTTAAAAAAAGCACAAGTTGAAGCGCGATATATGATTCGAAAAATTCAAGAATGGATGGATAGTGGTGCTGTCGTAACAGATGCGTGGAGCGGAAAAACGCGCCTTCTTGAGTATCGCGATATTGTGATTTTATCACGATCGATGACGAGTTCTGCTGACTTCGCAGAAGAGTTTAAACAAGCGGGGATACCGTTATATGCGGAGTTATCCAAAGGGTATTTTGACGCGATTGAAGTGATGATTGTGTTAAATGTGCTTCGGGTGATTGATAATCCGTATCAAGATATTCCGCTTGCATCTGTATTGCGGTCGCCATTTGTCGGGTTAACGGAATCGGAGTTGTCGCTCATTCGGTTAAGTGATCCGAAGGCAAGTTTTTACGAGGCGTTAACAGCATTTATTGCATCTGAAAAATCAGGTATTCGATTAGAAACAGCGGAAAAGTTGCAACGTTTTTTACTCCATTTTTCCAAATGGCGTGATATGGCACGTAGAGGTTCGCTGGCAGATTTAATTCATGTGATTTATGAAGACACGTTTTACTATGATATGGTCGGTGCGATGCCAAATGGCAAACAGCGACAAGCCAATCTCCGTGCGCTCCATGACCGCGCTTTATCGTATGAAAAAACATCGTTTCGTGGATTGTTTCGCTTCCTGCGATTTGTGGATCGGATGCGAAAACGAGGGGACGATTTAGGTGCCGCTCGTGCTATTAGCGAGAAGGAAAATGTCGTTCGGTTAATGACAATTCATGCATCCAAAGGTCTCGAGTTTCCGTATGTATTTGTCGCAGGTCTTGGCAAACAGTTTAATCAAATGGACTTTAACGGTTCGTATTTGTTTGACCAGCATTTTGGACTGGCGGTTAAAGCAATTGACCCCGATCAGCGAATCACGTATACGTCGCTTCCATATTTAGCGATGAAAGAGAAAAAGCAAATGGAATTAAAAGCAGAAGAAATGCGAGTTCTCTATGTAGCAATGACACGCGCAAAAGAGAAGTTAGTGCTTCTTGGAACTGTAGGGAAACTGGATAAAACGTTGTCCAACTGGGAACAAGCAAGTCAAACGGCAGAAGACATGTTGCCTAGTTATATTCGTGCTCGGGCAAAAGGATTTTTTGATTGGATTGGACCTGCCGTATCACGGCACATGGACTTTGCGAAATGGCGAGGAGGTTCGGTTGATCATCGTGTCATGCATCCGTCTAAATGGTCGTTTGAAACTGTTGCAGCTAGTGATTTTCAAGGAGATTATGTGGACGTTACCCGCAAGGTCGAAACCCCTCTGCCATCAAACGGAAACGACGCGTCAGCAGAAATTGCACGAAAACTATCGTATCGTTACGATTTTGATAGTTCAACAACTAAGCGTTCGAAACAATCCGTCAGTGAATTAAAACGGTTATCTCAGCTTCAAAAAGAAGAAGAACCTGAATTTTTCCGAGCTGCTCAAGTTAAAGATGCGATGGAAGTCGTCGTGCCAAGGCCGAGCTTCTTACAAGAATCGGCTCGCTCGTTATCTTCAGCAGAACGCGGTACCGCGATGCATAGTGTGATGCAACACTTGCCGTTATCACTACCAGCAGAAGCGGGAGAACTTCGTACGTTTATTGACCATCTCGTCTCACGCGCGATTTTAACACGTGCGGAAGCAGATGCTGTGTCCATCGAGCAATTACAAGTATTTTTACAGTCTGATTTAGCAGATACGATGCGAAACGCAAAACGCGTTTTACGCGAAATTCCGTTTACGCATGCACTTGATGCAGGAGACGAGGACACACAAATCCTTCAAGGGATTATCGATGCAGTCGTGGAAACAAACGATGGGAAATGGTTGTTAATTGATTATAAGACGGACCGAGTAGGCGGGGTCTTTATGACCGACGCTTCTATTTCCCGGGAAATGAATGTCCGGTATGGGATGCAGTTGAAGTTATATGCAAAAGCTTGGGAAGAAATCACCGGCATTTCATTCGCAGAAACCATTCTTTACTTGTTTGACACAGGCAAAACGTTACAACTGAAGGAGTAG
- a CDS encoding DUF418 domain-containing protein — protein MQPVSREERIHSLDMMRGFSLLGIFLVNMLVFHSPFLYINPYSWYQTPEDIAAFSFIDQWVQGSVYPLFSMIFGYGIAIQYERATARGDVFWRFGVRRMLVLLGFGLIHAFLIWNGDILLTYALAGFLVLGLLRLSWRFLLGIALALYALPNVGLAALLYLGEQMGGVDPSQYAAVQELQDSISAYGLGSFADIFSQRIDDWIYTNGWGLFHLIPTIILPYVLLGVVARKTQLLERFSERKAIWITLIFVGLAAGTFIKFLPYTLGDSIFTVYIQDIFGGPLQAVAYAGIIAFLTSIRVFQKVFHSVALAGRMSLTIYIMQSLIATTLFYSYGFGLYGKVDVLAGTMIAIGIFILQLIFAQLWFSKFMYGPLEKVWRKLSYQTFM, from the coding sequence ATGCAACCAGTGTCACGCGAAGAGCGTATTCACTCGCTCGATATGATGAGAGGATTTTCGTTACTTGGGATTTTCCTTGTAAATATGCTCGTTTTTCACTCGCCATTTTTATACATTAATCCGTATTCGTGGTACCAAACACCAGAAGACATTGCGGCTTTTTCGTTTATTGATCAGTGGGTACAAGGAAGTGTGTATCCGCTGTTCTCGATGATTTTCGGTTACGGGATTGCCATTCAATATGAACGTGCCACTGCGAGAGGCGACGTGTTTTGGAGATTTGGCGTACGCCGAATGCTTGTGTTACTTGGCTTTGGACTCATCCATGCGTTCCTCATTTGGAACGGAGATATTTTACTGACGTACGCGCTTGCAGGATTCCTAGTTCTTGGATTGCTACGACTAAGCTGGCGGTTTTTACTCGGTATAGCGCTTGCACTTTACGCACTTCCAAACGTGGGACTAGCAGCACTCCTTTATCTAGGAGAACAAATGGGAGGCGTCGATCCGTCTCAATACGCAGCAGTGCAAGAACTCCAGGATTCGATTTCTGCATATGGACTCGGATCGTTTGCTGATATTTTCTCGCAACGAATTGATGACTGGATCTACACGAATGGATGGGGCTTGTTTCACTTAATCCCAACGATCATTTTGCCGTATGTGTTGCTAGGTGTTGTCGCAAGAAAGACGCAATTATTGGAACGTTTTTCGGAAAGAAAAGCAATTTGGATCACGCTAATTTTTGTTGGACTCGCTGCCGGAACGTTTATAAAATTTCTTCCTTATACGTTAGGCGATTCCATTTTTACGGTATATATTCAAGATATTTTTGGTGGTCCACTTCAAGCAGTCGCCTATGCAGGAATCATCGCGTTTCTTACAAGCATTCGTGTATTCCAGAAGGTCTTTCATTCCGTCGCACTAGCAGGCAGAATGTCCCTTACGATTTACATCATGCAGTCGCTGATTGCCACGACACTTTTTTATTCATATGGCTTCGGATTGTACGGAAAAGTAGACGTCCTTGCAGGAACGATGATCGCCATTGGAATTTTCATTTTACAGCTCATCTTTGCGCAATTATGGTTTAGCAAATTCATGTACGGGCCGCTTGAAAAAGTATGGCGAAAACTCTCCTATCAGACGTTCATGTAA
- a CDS encoding YisL family protein: MDFLASTHLHITTWVIGLILFFVAVVLTNGSKGQKITQMILRVDYILIILTGLALFMKGMDYNMGMLYGFKFLGGILIIGMMEMILARMKKQKATTVFWILLFVILFVTMFLGFKLPMGLHFLA; the protein is encoded by the coding sequence ATGGACTTTTTAGCAAGCACACACCTACATATCACAACGTGGGTAATCGGACTTATCCTGTTCTTCGTCGCAGTTGTTTTAACAAACGGCTCCAAAGGACAAAAAATCACGCAAATGATTTTACGAGTAGACTACATTTTGATCATTTTGACTGGCCTTGCGTTATTTATGAAAGGCATGGACTACAACATGGGCATGCTATACGGTTTTAAATTTTTAGGCGGAATCTTAATCATCGGTATGATGGAAATGATTTTAGCACGCATGAAAAAACAAAAAGCAACGACTGTTTTCTGGATCTTACTATTTGTTATTTTATTCGTCACCATGTTCCTAGGATTCAAACTGCCAATGGGACTTCACTTCCTCGCGTAA
- a CDS encoding alpha-amylase family glycosyl hydrolase: MKKTTLLACTLLAVIVLQTPAAANELNENLSTESVYDLLVDRFNDANPQNNVDVNTQDPSKFFGGDFQGVTDKLSYIQDMGFTAVSIGPVFETDTYNGSNITNYGELEPRFGTDEQFEQLLDAAHTKNMAIIVDLPLAGVTTENLDNVISAYSAFLAKYDIDGVRVTLANEEQKPLREEVVAAIQQSSRVSIFPVSDTVSTWQDAFRTVDLPLAQWAKVATNPEAVQAIDTLTSERFTAQSAEENMFPPTRIKVALGAMMALPGIPTMTYGTEIAMNGKTEAESHQYMNFKTEEEIIDYLTKIQKLRGQSEALQTGNIDILHEEDGFVVLKRWNDEETWIVVINNSSETKKYTVSSEDIGEKKELRGMFESDIIRSQDNGKYPVVLDRELVEFFYVEDRRGLNTGYLVALAGVYVLFMVFIYLVWKKGKNRTKESR, encoded by the coding sequence ATGAAAAAAACTACGCTCCTCGCTTGTACGTTGCTCGCAGTTATCGTTCTTCAAACACCAGCTGCCGCAAACGAACTTAACGAGAATCTATCGACAGAAAGTGTCTATGACCTACTTGTCGACCGCTTTAACGATGCAAACCCGCAAAATAATGTGGACGTGAACACACAAGACCCATCGAAATTCTTTGGTGGTGACTTTCAAGGTGTCACGGACAAGTTAAGCTACATTCAAGACATGGGCTTTACCGCAGTCTCCATCGGACCGGTTTTTGAAACAGACACATACAATGGCAGCAACATCACGAACTACGGAGAGCTAGAGCCACGCTTTGGAACAGACGAACAGTTCGAGCAACTGCTTGACGCAGCCCATACGAAAAACATGGCGATCATCGTCGACTTACCACTTGCTGGTGTCACAACCGAAAATCTCGACAACGTCATTAGCGCCTACTCGGCGTTTTTAGCGAAATATGACATAGACGGTGTGCGTGTTACGTTGGCGAATGAAGAGCAGAAACCGCTAAGGGAAGAAGTTGTCGCGGCGATCCAACAGTCGTCACGGGTGTCAATTTTCCCTGTTTCGGACACTGTCTCGACTTGGCAAGATGCTTTCCGCACCGTAGATCTCCCACTGGCTCAGTGGGCAAAGGTTGCGACTAATCCGGAAGCTGTGCAAGCCATCGATACACTGACAAGTGAACGTTTTACCGCGCAGTCTGCAGAAGAAAACATGTTTCCTCCAACTCGAATTAAAGTCGCGTTAGGAGCCATGATGGCACTGCCTGGTATTCCGACGATGACATACGGAACAGAAATTGCGATGAATGGGAAAACAGAAGCTGAATCGCATCAGTATATGAACTTTAAAACAGAAGAAGAAATTATCGACTATTTAACAAAAATTCAAAAACTACGTGGACAGTCAGAAGCCCTTCAAACCGGAAACATCGACATCTTACATGAAGAAGATGGATTCGTTGTATTGAAGCGTTGGAACGACGAAGAAACGTGGATTGTTGTCATTAATAATTCTTCGGAAACGAAGAAATATACGGTGTCTTCGGAAGATATAGGAGAGAAAAAAGAGCTTCGTGGAATGTTCGAGAGTGACATTATCCGTTCACAAGACAATGGAAAATACCCTGTTGTGTTAGACCGCGAATTAGTCGAATTCTTTTACGTGGAAGATCGACGCGGTTTAAACACGGGCTACCTCGTAGCACTCGCTGGCGTATACGTACTCTTTATGGTCTTCATCTATCTAGTTTGGAAAAAAGGCAAAAACCGCACAAAGGAATCTCGGTAA
- a CDS encoding CoA-disulfide reductase: protein MKKIVIVGAVAGGATAASQIRRLDETAEIIVFDKQDVMSYAACGMPYYLGGTVKKRSHLIATTPEKFKTEKSIDVRLQHEVLSIHRDQKIVRVIDGITGNETEESYDVLILSTGGIAKIPKLKGLDRIPHFTLRTLDEMDAIDSFITENQPKNAVLLGGGFTGMEMAENLTERGVQVTMIERNDRMFHILDPEASNLVEKELTKNGVQFYLEEEIAHIDEKSITLTSGKKLNADFLLINIGITANNSLAKEAGIHIGPTGGIQTNGFLQTNDPDIYAVGDVIENIDFITHLPKQLALAWPAHRQAYIVAKHLCGEAIPFKGFLGTAISKLFDITIAMTGLSKENAEQANIPFKTIKQTSKSNAGYYPHGDLLLVVHYHEKTHKIIGAQVIGEKGADKRIDVLSTAIYAGLTVDDLEELELAYSPPYSSPKDPVNMIGYKA, encoded by the coding sequence ATGAAGAAAATCGTGATCGTTGGTGCAGTGGCAGGCGGAGCAACTGCTGCCTCCCAAATTCGTCGGTTAGATGAAACAGCTGAAATTATCGTATTCGATAAACAAGACGTCATGTCATATGCAGCGTGTGGAATGCCTTACTATTTAGGTGGAACGGTAAAAAAACGGTCGCATTTAATTGCGACCACACCTGAAAAATTTAAAACAGAAAAAAGTATCGACGTCCGTCTGCAGCATGAAGTGCTTTCCATTCATCGTGACCAAAAAATCGTACGCGTAATAGATGGTATAACTGGTAATGAAACAGAAGAGTCTTATGATGTGTTAATCCTCTCCACTGGTGGAATCGCTAAAATCCCCAAACTAAAAGGACTTGACCGTATTCCACACTTCACTTTACGAACGCTCGACGAAATGGATGCTATCGACTCATTTATTACCGAAAACCAGCCGAAAAATGCCGTATTACTAGGCGGTGGGTTTACTGGAATGGAAATGGCCGAAAACTTAACAGAACGTGGCGTCCAAGTGACGATGATTGAACGAAACGACCGTATGTTTCACATACTAGACCCAGAAGCATCGAACCTAGTGGAAAAAGAACTCACTAAAAATGGCGTGCAATTTTATTTAGAAGAAGAGATTGCGCACATTGACGAGAAAAGCATCACATTAACTTCTGGCAAAAAACTCAATGCCGATTTCTTACTCATTAATATTGGGATCACCGCGAACAACTCACTCGCTAAAGAAGCCGGAATTCACATAGGACCAACAGGCGGCATTCAAACGAACGGTTTTCTTCAAACAAATGACCCGGACATTTATGCAGTAGGAGACGTCATTGAAAATATTGACTTCATCACTCATTTACCGAAACAACTTGCTCTCGCATGGCCTGCTCATCGACAAGCCTACATAGTCGCCAAACACCTGTGCGGAGAAGCAATTCCATTCAAAGGTTTCCTAGGAACTGCCATCAGTAAATTATTCGATATCACGATTGCCATGACAGGACTAAGTAAAGAAAATGCTGAACAAGCGAACATTCCATTTAAAACGATTAAACAAACAAGCAAATCAAATGCTGGCTACTATCCACACGGCGACTTATTACTCGTCGTCCACTATCACGAAAAAACGCACAAAATCATCGGTGCCCAAGTGATTGGGGAAAAGGGTGCTGACAAACGAATCGATGTTCTTTCCACTGCAATCTACGCCGGGCTAACCGTCGATGACCTAGAAGAATTGGAACTAGCATATTCCCCGCCTTATTCTTCACCTAAAGATCCAGTGAACATGATTGGGTACAAAGCATAA
- a CDS encoding DegV family protein, which translates to MRLFADSACDLPKSFYETNNVTLVPLRVHLEDKEYMDVETIDSKEVFEAIRRGVQPKTSQASPEQFFQLFEELAKSGEEGFYLAFSSELSGTHNTAVMIREQLKEDYPELKLTIVDSRAASLGYGMLVKEAVKLRNAGESSVRMEEILREKLAHLESIVIVEDLDYMARGGRISKSSAFVGGLLNIKPIIHMEDGKLVPIEKLRGRKKAMKRVLDIMEERGERLNEQTIGICHGDDLQAANELKELIEETFHPNNIEIEMIGSAVGAHTGPSTLAVFFQNKLS; encoded by the coding sequence ATGAGATTATTTGCAGATAGCGCGTGCGATTTACCGAAATCGTTTTACGAAACAAACAACGTAACGCTCGTTCCTCTACGTGTTCATTTAGAAGACAAAGAATATATGGACGTGGAAACGATTGATTCAAAAGAAGTGTTTGAGGCAATTCGTCGAGGTGTCCAGCCGAAAACATCTCAAGCTTCTCCTGAACAATTTTTTCAGTTGTTCGAAGAGCTTGCAAAATCTGGAGAAGAAGGCTTTTACTTAGCTTTTTCATCCGAACTTTCTGGTACGCATAATACCGCGGTGATGATTCGAGAGCAATTAAAAGAAGACTATCCGGAATTAAAGTTGACGATCGTCGATTCAAGAGCTGCTTCGCTCGGATACGGAATGCTCGTAAAAGAAGCTGTAAAACTTCGTAATGCCGGCGAATCTTCTGTAAGAATGGAAGAAATTTTACGTGAAAAGTTAGCGCATCTAGAATCTATCGTTATCGTAGAAGACTTGGATTATATGGCTCGCGGTGGACGTATTTCCAAATCGAGCGCGTTTGTTGGTGGTTTATTAAACATCAAACCCATCATCCACATGGAAGACGGAAAACTCGTTCCGATTGAAAAGCTTCGTGGCCGTAAAAAAGCGATGAAGCGCGTACTCGATATTATGGAAGAACGCGGAGAACGTCTGAACGAACAAACCATTGGCATTTGCCACGGAGATGACCTTCAAGCGGCGAATGAATTAAAAGAGTTAATCGAAGAAACGTTCCATCCAAATAATATTGAAATTGAAATGATTGGCTCCGCAGTCGGTGCACATACTGGCCCAAGTACACTAGCCGTCTTTTTCCAAAATAAGTTGAGTTAA
- a CDS encoding Cof-type HAD-IIB family hydrolase, giving the protein MQPHLIVLDLDGTLLTDEKVISEKTLRTLQQAKQAGHEVMIATGRPFRASEIYYQQLGLSTPIVNFNGAFVHNPSNRNWAIKHEPIDLNVVNEVIDAVHDYKFFNIIAEVKDDVYLHYHDEKLLDIFSFGNPNVTTGDIRTYLKHDPTSLLIHADEMEVPSIRQHLEDVHAEVIDHRRWGAPWHVIEIVRSGLNKAVGIGHVHHELNIPKERIIAFGDEDNDLEMLDYAGIGVAMGNAIAPLKSIANEVTSSNNEDGIADFLIERLKLE; this is encoded by the coding sequence ATGCAACCACATTTAATTGTACTCGACTTAGACGGAACGTTATTAACAGATGAAAAAGTTATATCAGAAAAGACATTACGCACACTTCAACAAGCGAAACAAGCGGGACATGAAGTGATGATCGCGACGGGACGACCATTCCGAGCGAGTGAAATTTATTACCAACAACTAGGATTATCGACCCCAATCGTGAATTTTAACGGGGCATTTGTGCACAACCCTTCGAACCGAAATTGGGCTATCAAACATGAACCAATTGATTTGAACGTTGTCAATGAAGTAATTGATGCTGTACATGACTATAAATTCTTTAACATTATTGCCGAGGTGAAGGATGATGTATACCTTCATTATCACGATGAAAAATTACTCGATATTTTTAGTTTCGGCAATCCAAACGTGACAACGGGAGATATCCGAACATATTTAAAACACGATCCCACATCCCTTCTCATTCACGCAGATGAAATGGAAGTACCTTCTATTCGTCAACATTTAGAAGATGTTCACGCGGAAGTCATTGATCATCGCCGTTGGGGTGCTCCGTGGCATGTGATTGAAATCGTTCGCTCCGGGTTGAATAAAGCCGTAGGAATTGGACATGTTCATCATGAGTTAAATATTCCGAAAGAACGCATTATTGCTTTTGGTGACGAAGATAACGATTTAGAAATGCTTGATTATGCAGGAATCGGTGTAGCCATGGGTAATGCAATAGCGCCGTTGAAGTCGATTGCAAATGAAGTAACTTCTTCGAATAATGAAGATGGTATTGCAGACTTCCTTATCGAACGGTTAAAATTGGAATAG
- a CDS encoding alpha/beta fold hydrolase, with protein MLVESLHWNGIPILHIVNSEEDYPKRPTVLFLHGFTSAKEHNLHYAYNLANKGFRVLLPDAHLHGERSENLDEVQLSLRFWEIVLTTLEEIPAIRTKLMEQGLADESTPFGLAGTSMGGIETLGALTAYPWIDAAAVMMGSPGYVELAKAQIAQFENRGFKLPITDVERKGIFTALERFDLTKQSEKLANRPVFFWHGEQDTVVPFAPTHHFFQAMKERYPEESKWQFMRDRMAGHAVSRAGMLASVDFLAEHLSE; from the coding sequence ATGTTAGTTGAAAGCTTGCATTGGAATGGAATCCCGATTTTACATATTGTGAACAGTGAAGAGGATTACCCGAAACGTCCAACCGTACTCTTTTTACATGGTTTTACAAGTGCGAAGGAACATAACTTACATTACGCGTACAATTTGGCGAATAAAGGATTTCGTGTTTTATTGCCAGATGCGCACTTACACGGAGAGCGTAGCGAAAACTTAGATGAAGTGCAGCTCTCGTTACGATTTTGGGAAATCGTGTTAACTACGTTAGAAGAAATCCCTGCCATTCGCACGAAATTGATGGAGCAAGGGTTAGCTGATGAGTCCACTCCGTTTGGGCTAGCTGGCACTTCAATGGGTGGAATCGAAACACTTGGCGCTCTTACCGCGTACCCATGGATTGATGCAGCGGCTGTTATGATGGGTTCCCCAGGATATGTCGAGCTTGCGAAAGCACAAATTGCACAATTTGAAAATCGAGGATTTAAATTACCGATTACCGACGTGGAACGAAAAGGTATATTTACCGCACTAGAGCGCTTTGATTTAACGAAACAAAGTGAGAAATTAGCGAATCGACCAGTCTTTTTCTGGCACGGTGAGCAAGATACCGTTGTACCGTTTGCGCCGACCCACCATTTCTTCCAAGCAATGAAAGAGCGTTATCCAGAGGAATCGAAATGGCAATTTATGCGAGACCGGATGGCTGGACACGCTGTCTCTCGTGCTGGGATGCTTGCTTCGGTCGATTTTCTTGCAGAACATTTGTCCGAGTAG
- a CDS encoding metal-sulfur cluster assembly factor — protein sequence MEQEMRDSMMGALENVIDPELGIDIVNLGLVYDVELSEDGFALVTMTLTSLGCPMGPMIVDQVKTALYELPEVKEVEVNIVWTPAWSKDNMSRYAKMALGVR from the coding sequence ATGGAACAAGAAATGCGCGATAGCATGATGGGAGCTCTGGAAAATGTCATTGACCCTGAGCTTGGCATCGATATTGTCAACCTAGGCCTTGTCTATGATGTTGAACTTTCAGAAGATGGCTTCGCATTAGTAACGATGACCTTAACGTCGCTTGGATGCCCAATGGGTCCTATGATTGTAGATCAAGTGAAAACAGCGTTGTATGAGTTACCAGAAGTGAAAGAAGTAGAAGTCAACATTGTGTGGACTCCTGCATGGTCAAAAGATAATATGTCCCGATATGCGAAAATGGCACTCGGCGTCAGATAA